CGGTGCGCGAACCGATCGTGGTGATCTTCATCATGCTTCTCGTACTAATACAGCTTGTCCTCCTTCAGCAGCCCCTAGCGCCGATCCTGGTCTCTTTAGTTTTATTTTACCGATCCCTCAGCGCCACCGTTGCATTGCAGGGAAATTGGCAGCAGACACTTAATCTGATTGGTTGCTTGGAACTGGTTCGTGATGAGTTTATCGCCCAGGACAAGCATCGCGTCTCCGACGGCACCCAGTTCGCAGAGCCTCTTAGGCAAGGTATGAGCTTGTGTGATGTGTACTTCAGTTATGAGTCATCTCTTGGCGACGTGCTTAAAGGCATTAGTCTCGATATTCCGGTGCGTACATCCGTCGCGCTCGTCGGCGAGTCCGGTGCCGGTAAGTCCACCATCGTTGACTTGCTCACCCTTATACTCAAGCCGCAACGCGGGCAGGTCCTAATTGATGGCGTTCCCGGCGATCAAATCCAACTGGCTAGTTGGCGCCGGCAGATCGGCTATGTTTCCCAAGAGACTGTCGTTTTTGACGACAACATCGCCAACAACATCTGCATGTGGGCAGGCGACATCAGCAAAGACCAGTGTCTAATGGACAGTGTCCGCGAGGCCGCGCGCCAGGCACATATCGACCATTTCATCGAGACCTTGCCGGAAGGCTACCAGACCCTGGTCGGCGACCGCGGTGTGCGTCTTTCCGGTGGTCAGCGACAGCGCCTCTTCATAGCCCGCGAATTGTTTCGCAAACCGAACTTACTGATCCTGGACGAGGCGACCAGCGCGCTCGACTCAGAGTCCGAACTCTTCATCCAGAAAAGCATCGACGCCCTCAAGGGTCGCATTACCGTTGTCATCATTGCCCATCGCATTTCCACCATCCGCAATGTTGACCACGTCTACGTCTTCGACCAGGGCCGACTGGTGGAGCATGGGCCTTACGAGGAATTGCGCGATTCAAATGACTCCCGATTCGGCAAGCTGGTGGCCATGCAGGCTCTGTGACCCACAAACCAAAGATAAACGTCATGAAAGAAACGCAATCCATCCTCATAACCGGCGGTACCGGCTCCTTCGGCAAGGCATTCGTCAAGACCGTACTCGAGCGCCACCCCGATATCAAGCGACTGGTCATCTTCAGCCGCGACGAGCTCAAGCAATTCGAGATGTCGCAGGTCTTCGACCCCAAGACCTACCCCGGCATCCGCTATTTCATCGGCGACGTGCGCGACTACAACCGCCTCAAGCGCGCCCTGGAAGGCATCGACACCGTCATCCATGCCGCCGCGCTCAAACAGGTCCCGGCGGCCGAATACAACCCCTTCGAATTCATCAAGACCAACATCCTCGGCGCCCAAAACCTCGTCGACGCCTGTCTGGACAGCGGTGTGAAGCGGGTCATCGCGCTCTCCACCGACAAGGCCGCCGCGCCCATCAACCTCTACGGCGCCACCAAGCTCTGCTCGGACAAGCTCTTCACCGCCGCCAACAACGTTCGCGGGCATCGCGATATCCGCTTCGCCGTCGTGCGCTACGGCAACGTCATGGGCAGTCGAGGCTCGGTCATCCCCTTTTTCCTGGAGCGGCGCAAGACCGGCATCCTGCCCATCACCGACCCGGAGATGACACGCTTCAACATCAGCCTTCAGGACGGTGTCGACATGGTCCTCTGGGCGCTGGAAAACGCCCACGGCGGCGAGATCTTCGTCCCCAAGATCCCCAGCTATCGCATCATGGACGTCGCCGAGGCCATCGGTCCGGAGTGCGAGCGTCCGATCATCGGCATCCGGCCGGGTGAAAAGATCCACGAAGAGATGATCACCGCCAGCGATAGCTTCAACACCGTCGACCTCGGCCGCTACTTTGCCATCCTGCCGCAGTCGGCCAAGTACAGTCGTGAGCAATACTGCGACCTCAACGGGTGTAAGCCGGTGCAGGAAGGCTATGCGTACAACAGCGGTACCAACCCGGATTTCCTCACGGTCGGTCAAATCCGTGATCTGATCCGCGAACATGTCGATCCGGACTTCACGGCCTAATCCATGATTCCATATGGTCGCCAAGACATCACCGAATCGGATATCGCCGCAGTCACAGATGTTCTACGCTCGGATTACCTGACCCAGGGGCCTGCTGTTCCTCGCTTCGAGCAAGCCGTGGCGGATTACTGTGGTGCGGCCTATGGCGTCGCCGTCAATAGCGCCACCAGCGCATTGCACATCGCCTGCCTGGCACTGGATCTCGGACCCGGCGAGCGGCTCTGGACCTCCCCCAACACCTTTGTTGCTTCGGCCAACTGCGCACGCTATTGCGGCGCCGAAGTCGATTTCGTCGATATCGACCCGCGCACCTACAACCTCAGCGTCGAGGCCCTAGCCGCCAAACTGGAACAGGCCGAGCACGATGGCCGGCTGCCTAAGATCGTAATCCCGGTACATTTCGCCGGCCAACCCTGCGACATGCCCTCCATCCACGCCCTCGGCCAGCACTACGGTTTCCACGTCATCGAAGACGCCTCGCACGCCATCGGTGGCAAATATAAGGGCGAGTCCATCGGCAATGGCCGCTACAGCGATATCACGGTGTTCAGCTTCCACCCGGTCAAGATCATCACCACCGCCGAAGGCGGCATGGGGCTGACCAACGACGCCGAACTCGCAAACAAAATGGCCCTGCTGCGCAGCCACGGCATCACCCGCGACCCAGCGCAGATGACGCGCGCGCCTGACGGCCCCTGGTATTACCAGCAGATAGAGCTCGGATTCAACTACCGCATGACCGATCTGCAGGCCGCGCTCGGCGTCAGCCAGATGGCGCGCCTTGACCACTACGTCGCCCGCAGGCACAAACTGGCCGCACGCTACGACGCGTTGCTCGTAGACCTGCCGGTCACCCGCCCCTGGCAGCATCCCGACAGCTACTCCGGCCTGCACCTCTATGTCATCCGGCTGCAACTCGACCAGATCCGCAAAACGCGCCGGGAGGTGTTCGACGCGCTGCGAGAGCAGGGGATCGGCGTGAACCTGCACTACATCCCCGTGCATACCCAGCATTATTACCAGCAAATGGGTTTCAAGGCGGGGGACTTCCCGGAGGCAGAACGCTATTACGCCGAGGC
The sequence above is drawn from the Thiocapsa rosea genome and encodes:
- a CDS encoding ABC transporter ATP-binding protein, whose product is MAALAEGVGILMLLPLLQGLDTGTAAEPTTGAAKLLHDLLASLGLANSTVVILLVITVAFIAKGALTFGALGFNAYLRGQLLRELKVRLFDDYSRMSYGYYAHNDTGHFINLINEQITQTLQSFQFLTQLGSQLINSIIYAALAFIVAWRFGLMALILGLMLLFLFRWINIYVRQVSRLAAVENGNLAKLLIQFLHAFKYLTSTDQVGPIRSKIKISVVRLTGYQIRTGVAASFTQAVREPIVVIFIMLLVLIQLVLLQQPLAPILVSLVLFYRSLSATVALQGNWQQTLNLIGCLELVRDEFIAQDKHRVSDGTQFAEPLRQGMSLCDVYFSYESSLGDVLKGISLDIPVRTSVALVGESGAGKSTIVDLLTLILKPQRGQVLIDGVPGDQIQLASWRRQIGYVSQETVVFDDNIANNICMWAGDISKDQCLMDSVREAARQAHIDHFIETLPEGYQTLVGDRGVRLSGGQRQRLFIARELFRKPNLLILDEATSALDSESELFIQKSIDALKGRITVVIIAHRISTIRNVDHVYVFDQGRLVEHGPYEELRDSNDSRFGKLVAMQAL
- the pseC gene encoding UDP-4-amino-4,6-dideoxy-N-acetyl-beta-L-altrosamine transaminase is translated as MIPYGRQDITESDIAAVTDVLRSDYLTQGPAVPRFEQAVADYCGAAYGVAVNSATSALHIACLALDLGPGERLWTSPNTFVASANCARYCGAEVDFVDIDPRTYNLSVEALAAKLEQAEHDGRLPKIVIPVHFAGQPCDMPSIHALGQHYGFHVIEDASHAIGGKYKGESIGNGRYSDITVFSFHPVKIITTAEGGMGLTNDAELANKMALLRSHGITRDPAQMTRAPDGPWYYQQIELGFNYRMTDLQAALGVSQMARLDHYVARRHKLAARYDALLVDLPVTRPWQHPDSYSGLHLYVIRLQLDQIRKTRREVFDALREQGIGVNLHYIPVHTQHYYQQMGFKAGDFPEAERYYAEAISLPMFPTMTEAEQDQVIAVLESVLT
- the pseB gene encoding UDP-N-acetylglucosamine 4,6-dehydratase (inverting) codes for the protein MKETQSILITGGTGSFGKAFVKTVLERHPDIKRLVIFSRDELKQFEMSQVFDPKTYPGIRYFIGDVRDYNRLKRALEGIDTVIHAAALKQVPAAEYNPFEFIKTNILGAQNLVDACLDSGVKRVIALSTDKAAAPINLYGATKLCSDKLFTAANNVRGHRDIRFAVVRYGNVMGSRGSVIPFFLERRKTGILPITDPEMTRFNISLQDGVDMVLWALENAHGGEIFVPKIPSYRIMDVAEAIGPECERPIIGIRPGEKIHEEMITASDSFNTVDLGRYFAILPQSAKYSREQYCDLNGCKPVQEGYAYNSGTNPDFLTVGQIRDLIREHVDPDFTA